The Equus quagga isolate Etosha38 unplaced genomic scaffold, UCLA_HA_Equagga_1.0 135409_RagTag, whole genome shotgun sequence genome has a segment encoding these proteins:
- the LOC124232863 gene encoding olfactory receptor 2AP1-like — MTTEMGNGTMVQEFTLEGFPAVQHLGKVLFMVHLLAYLASLTGNVVIVIITCADSLLQTPMYFFLSIFSFTECCVTSSVIPKLLVIFLLGPQTISFPACFIQAFVFLFLGAAGFFLMAVMSVDRYVAICKPLHYPTIMNLRTGLLLVTACFSLGLTLITGLVVKVSQLSFCGPHVIPHFFCDLGPLIHLSCSDTTSVETLTFVLALCILLTSLIITIIAYSNIVVTIICLPSAKERRKAFSTCSSHLIVLSLMYGSYVFIYVKPKQTNRLESNRGAALVTTVVTPLLNPVIYTLRNKQVHQSLREMMCRIKISK; from the coding sequence ATGACCACAGAAATGGGGAATGGGACAATGGTCCAAGAATTCACCTTGGAGGGGTTTCCTGCTGTCCAGCACCTGGGAAAGGTCCTCTTCATGGTGCACCTGCTGGCGTACCTGGCTTCCCTCACAGGCAATGTGGTCATAGTCATCATCACCTGTGCGGACTCCCTGCTCCAGACAcctatgtactttttcctcagcaTCTTCTCATTCACTGAGTGTTGTGTCACAAGTTCTGTTATTCCTAAGTTGCTGGTCATCTTTCTTTTAGGCCCGCAAACGATTTCCTTTCCTGCCTGTTTCATACAagcttttgtcttcttatttctgGGAGCAGCAGGTTTCTTCCTCATGGCAGTGATGTCTGTGGATCGGTACGTGGCCATTTGCAAGCCTCTGCATTACCCGACCATCATGAACCTGAGGACTGGCCTCCTCCTGGTCACTGCCTGCTTTTCTTTGGGCTTGACCCTCATCACTGGTCTGGTGGTGAAGGTTTCCCAGTTATCCTTCTGTGGTCCCCATGTCATCCctcacttcttctgtgaccttGGCCCCCTGATCCATCTCTCCTGTTCTGACACCACATCTGTTGAAACCTTGACTTTTGTCCTCGCTTTGTGTATCCTTTTGACATCCCTCATCATAACCATCATTGCATACAGCAACATAGTAGTCACCATCATCTGCCTCCCATCAGCCAAGGAGCGACGGAAGgctttctccacctgctcctctcaCCTCATTGTTCTCTCTCTGATGTATGGCAGCTATGTCTTTATATATGTgaaaccaaagcaaacaaacaggcTGGAATCCAACAGGGGAGCTGCCCTTGTGACCACAGTGGTGACTCCGCTGCTGAACCCTGTCATCTACACTCTGCGGAACAAGCAGGTCCACCAGTCTCTGAGAGAGATGATGTGCAgaatcaaaatatcaaaataa